The following are encoded in a window of Labrus bergylta chromosome 16, fLabBer1.1, whole genome shotgun sequence genomic DNA:
- the LOC109997529 gene encoding thyroid hormone receptor alpha isoform X2, whose protein sequence is MEPMSNKQDSNSSEGDEKGWPDVPKRKSKNSQCSVKSMSALSVSVPGYIPSYLEKDEPCVVCGDKATGYHYRCITCEGCKGFFRRTIQKNLHPAYSCKYEGCCVIDKITRNQCQLCRFKKCISVGMAMDLVLDDSKRVAKRRLIEENRQKRKREEMVKTMQTRPEPTNEEWELIRMATEAHRHTNAQGASWKQKRKFMPDDIGQGPIVPTSDGDKVDLEAFSEFTKIMTPAITRVVDFAKKLPMFSELPCEDQIILLKGCCMEIMSLRAAVRYDPESETLTLNGEMAVKREQLKNGGLGVVSDAIFDLGKSLAQFNLDDTEVALMQAVLLMSSDRSGLTSMDKIEQCQEAYLLAFEHYINYRKHNIPHFWPKLLMKVTDLRMIGACHASRFLHMKVECPNELFPPLFLEVFEDQDV, encoded by the exons ATGGAGCCAATGTCCAACAAGCAGGATAGCAATTCATCAGAGGGAGATGAGAAAgg GTGGCCAGATGTGCCGAAAAGAAAGAGCAAGAACAGCCAGTGTTCGGTGAAGAGTATGTCTg CTCTTAGTGTCTCTGTTCCAGGGTACATCCCCAGCTACCTGGAGAAAGATGAACCATGTGTGGTCTGTGGGGACAAGGCCACTGGATACCACTACCGCTGCATCACCTGTGAGGGCTGCAAG GGCTTCTTTCGCAGGACCATCCAGAAGAACCTCCACCCAGCTTACTCCTGTAAATATGAAGGTTGCTGTGTCATCGACAAGATCACCCGCAACCAGTGCCAGCTGTGCCGCTTTAAGAAGTGCATCTCTGTGGGCATGGCCATGGACT TGGTGTTGGACGACTCAAAGCGCGTGGCCAAGCGGCGTCTGATAGAGGAGAATcgacagaaaagaaagagggaagagaTGGTGAAGACGATGCAGACGAGGCCCGAGCCAACAAACGAAGAGTGGGAGCTGATCAGGATGGCAACCGAAGCCCACCGGCACACCAACGCCCAGGGCGCCAGCTGGAAACAGAAGCGCAAGTTCATG CCCGATGACATCGGCCAGGGTCCAATTGTTCCCACTTCGGACGGCGATAAGGTGGACCTAGAAGCCTTCAGCGAGTTCACTAAGATCATGACCCCCGCCATCACCCGTGTCGTCGACTTTGCCAAGAAATTGCCCATGTTCTCAGAG CTGCCTTGTGAAGACCAGATCATCTTGTTGAAAGGCTGCTGCATGGAGATCATGTCGCTGCGAGCCGCTGTACGCTACGACCCAGAAAGTGAGACGTTGACGCTAAACGGCGAGATGGCTGTGAAACGGGAGCAGCTGAAGAACGGCGGGTTGGGCGTGGTTTCGGACGCCATCTTCGACTTGGGAAAGAGCCTGGCTCAGTTTAACCTGGACGACACGGAGGTAGCTCTGATGCAGGCAGTGCTGCTCATGAGCTCAG ACCGTTCAGGGCTGACCAGCATGGATAAGATCGAGCAGTGCCAAGAGGCCTATCTGCTGGCCTTTGAGCACTACATCAACTACCGCAAGCACAACATTCCCCACTTCTGGCCCAAGCTGCTGATGAAGGTGACTGACCTGCGCATGATCGGAGCTTGCCACGCCAGCCGCTTCCTCCATATGAAGGTGGAGTGTCCCAACGAACTCTTTCCCCCACTCTTCCTTGAGGTCTTCGAGGACCAGGATGTGTGA
- the LOC109997529 gene encoding thyroid hormone receptor alpha isoform X3 produces MHILQPYCINRWPDVPKRKSKNSQCSVKSMSALSVSVPGYIPSYLEKDEPCVVCGDKATGYHYRCITCEGCKGFFRRTIQKNLHPAYSCKYEGCCVIDKITRNQCQLCRFKKCISVGMAMDLVLDDSKRVAKRRLIEENRQKRKREEMVKTMQTRPEPTNEEWELIRMATEAHRHTNAQGASWKQKRKFMPDDIGQGPIVPTSDGDKVDLEAFSEFTKIMTPAITRVVDFAKKLPMFSELPCEDQIILLKGCCMEIMSLRAAVRYDPESETLTLNGEMAVKREQLKNGGLGVVSDAIFDLGKSLAQFNLDDTEVALMQAVLLMSSDRSGLTSMDKIEQCQEAYLLAFEHYINYRKHNIPHFWPKLLMKVTDLRMIGACHASRFLHMKVECPNELFPPLFLEVFEDQDV; encoded by the exons ATGCATATATTACAGCCCTACTGCATCAAcag GTGGCCAGATGTGCCGAAAAGAAAGAGCAAGAACAGCCAGTGTTCGGTGAAGAGTATGTCTg CTCTTAGTGTCTCTGTTCCAGGGTACATCCCCAGCTACCTGGAGAAAGATGAACCATGTGTGGTCTGTGGGGACAAGGCCACTGGATACCACTACCGCTGCATCACCTGTGAGGGCTGCAAG GGCTTCTTTCGCAGGACCATCCAGAAGAACCTCCACCCAGCTTACTCCTGTAAATATGAAGGTTGCTGTGTCATCGACAAGATCACCCGCAACCAGTGCCAGCTGTGCCGCTTTAAGAAGTGCATCTCTGTGGGCATGGCCATGGACT TGGTGTTGGACGACTCAAAGCGCGTGGCCAAGCGGCGTCTGATAGAGGAGAATcgacagaaaagaaagagggaagagaTGGTGAAGACGATGCAGACGAGGCCCGAGCCAACAAACGAAGAGTGGGAGCTGATCAGGATGGCAACCGAAGCCCACCGGCACACCAACGCCCAGGGCGCCAGCTGGAAACAGAAGCGCAAGTTCATG CCCGATGACATCGGCCAGGGTCCAATTGTTCCCACTTCGGACGGCGATAAGGTGGACCTAGAAGCCTTCAGCGAGTTCACTAAGATCATGACCCCCGCCATCACCCGTGTCGTCGACTTTGCCAAGAAATTGCCCATGTTCTCAGAG CTGCCTTGTGAAGACCAGATCATCTTGTTGAAAGGCTGCTGCATGGAGATCATGTCGCTGCGAGCCGCTGTACGCTACGACCCAGAAAGTGAGACGTTGACGCTAAACGGCGAGATGGCTGTGAAACGGGAGCAGCTGAAGAACGGCGGGTTGGGCGTGGTTTCGGACGCCATCTTCGACTTGGGAAAGAGCCTGGCTCAGTTTAACCTGGACGACACGGAGGTAGCTCTGATGCAGGCAGTGCTGCTCATGAGCTCAG ACCGTTCAGGGCTGACCAGCATGGATAAGATCGAGCAGTGCCAAGAGGCCTATCTGCTGGCCTTTGAGCACTACATCAACTACCGCAAGCACAACATTCCCCACTTCTGGCCCAAGCTGCTGATGAAGGTGACTGACCTGCGCATGATCGGAGCTTGCCACGCCAGCCGCTTCCTCCATATGAAGGTGGAGTGTCCCAACGAACTCTTTCCCCCACTCTTCCTTGAGGTCTTCGAGGACCAGGATGTGTGA
- the LOC109997529 gene encoding thyroid hormone receptor alpha-B isoform X1 yields MLSSLSHPLFFLSSFHPNSSPSTRHPPHRTPRPHFSPFSHSTPSPSSTSSSSSSPIALSVSVPGYIPSYLEKDEPCVVCGDKATGYHYRCITCEGCKGFFRRTIQKNLHPAYSCKYEGCCVIDKITRNQCQLCRFKKCISVGMAMDLVLDDSKRVAKRRLIEENRQKRKREEMVKTMQTRPEPTNEEWELIRMATEAHRHTNAQGASWKQKRKFMPDDIGQGPIVPTSDGDKVDLEAFSEFTKIMTPAITRVVDFAKKLPMFSELPCEDQIILLKGCCMEIMSLRAAVRYDPESETLTLNGEMAVKREQLKNGGLGVVSDAIFDLGKSLAQFNLDDTEVALMQAVLLMSSDRSGLTSMDKIEQCQEAYLLAFEHYINYRKHNIPHFWPKLLMKVTDLRMIGACHASRFLHMKVECPNELFPPLFLEVFEDQDV; encoded by the exons atgCTCTCCTCCCTTTCTCACCCTTTATTCTTCTTATCTTCCTTTCACCCAAACTCCTCTCCCTCAACCCGTCATCCTCCTCACCGTACCCCACGACCTCATTTTTCACCTTTCTCTCATTCCACCCCATCTCCCTCttcaacctcctcctcctcctcctctcctataGCTCTTAGTGTCTCTGTTCCAGGGTACATCCCCAGCTACCTGGAGAAAGATGAACCATGTGTGGTCTGTGGGGACAAGGCCACTGGATACCACTACCGCTGCATCACCTGTGAGGGCTGCAAG GGCTTCTTTCGCAGGACCATCCAGAAGAACCTCCACCCAGCTTACTCCTGTAAATATGAAGGTTGCTGTGTCATCGACAAGATCACCCGCAACCAGTGCCAGCTGTGCCGCTTTAAGAAGTGCATCTCTGTGGGCATGGCCATGGACT TGGTGTTGGACGACTCAAAGCGCGTGGCCAAGCGGCGTCTGATAGAGGAGAATcgacagaaaagaaagagggaagagaTGGTGAAGACGATGCAGACGAGGCCCGAGCCAACAAACGAAGAGTGGGAGCTGATCAGGATGGCAACCGAAGCCCACCGGCACACCAACGCCCAGGGCGCCAGCTGGAAACAGAAGCGCAAGTTCATG CCCGATGACATCGGCCAGGGTCCAATTGTTCCCACTTCGGACGGCGATAAGGTGGACCTAGAAGCCTTCAGCGAGTTCACTAAGATCATGACCCCCGCCATCACCCGTGTCGTCGACTTTGCCAAGAAATTGCCCATGTTCTCAGAG CTGCCTTGTGAAGACCAGATCATCTTGTTGAAAGGCTGCTGCATGGAGATCATGTCGCTGCGAGCCGCTGTACGCTACGACCCAGAAAGTGAGACGTTGACGCTAAACGGCGAGATGGCTGTGAAACGGGAGCAGCTGAAGAACGGCGGGTTGGGCGTGGTTTCGGACGCCATCTTCGACTTGGGAAAGAGCCTGGCTCAGTTTAACCTGGACGACACGGAGGTAGCTCTGATGCAGGCAGTGCTGCTCATGAGCTCAG ACCGTTCAGGGCTGACCAGCATGGATAAGATCGAGCAGTGCCAAGAGGCCTATCTGCTGGCCTTTGAGCACTACATCAACTACCGCAAGCACAACATTCCCCACTTCTGGCCCAAGCTGCTGATGAAGGTGACTGACCTGCGCATGATCGGAGCTTGCCACGCCAGCCGCTTCCTCCATATGAAGGTGGAGTGTCCCAACGAACTCTTTCCCCCACTCTTCCTTGAGGTCTTCGAGGACCAGGATGTGTGA